The proteins below are encoded in one region of Fulvia fulva chromosome 9, complete sequence:
- a CDS encoding Curved DNA-binding protein produces the protein MAEPVVDYSLANADTLTKYKTAAQISQKVLETVSAWCTEGAKIVDICQKGDKLLEEEVAKVYKGKKIVKGIAHPCTVSPSSYVTPYTPLVSDAEEAEKSLSAGEAVKIQLGAQIDGFGSIVCDTVLVGAKDNAISGRPADLLLATHYANELLLRLIMPPGLLAQGTDEEKKKAQAVKPYSQSKITQLLEKVAKSYECTLVENTTCWLFGRNEIEDKKKIILSPSEGVKGEGLPEVGEAWGLEVGLSTGTGKVKTLSNRPTLHRRTTTTYGLKRPSSRATLSEVQKKFGTFPFSLRQLDDERAGKIGVVECVRGGVVRQYEVIGSTDGEPVSRLFTTVAVTKNGVQRLAAPPKHDISQWKSDKKITDEEILKILEQPLSKEAKSKPKNKKKKKKPAKKAAPKEEEEEDDDDDDDEDDSDDE, from the exons ATGGCCGAGCCAGTCGTGGATTACTCGCTGGCGAACGCCGATACCCTCACCAAGTACAAGACTGCCGCTCAGATCTCGCAGAAGGTCCTTGAGACAGTTTCAG CATGGTGTACCGAAGGAGCAAAGATTGTTGACATCTGCCAGAAGGGTGACAAGCTCCTCGAGGAGGAGGTCGCAAAGGTCTACAAGGGCAAGAAGATCGTCAAAGGCATCGCGCACCCATGCACTGTCTCGCCGAGCTCCTATGTCACTCCATACACACCACTCGTCTCCGACGCCGAGGAGGCCGAGAAGTCGCTCTCCGCGGGAGAAGCCGTCAAGATCCAACTGGGTGCCCAGATCGATGGCTTTGGCTCAATCGTTTGTGACACCGTGCTTGTGGGCGCGAAGGACAATGCTATCTCTGGTCGCCCAGCAGACCTCCTGCTCGCAACACACTACGCGAACGAGCTCCTCCTCCGCTTGATCATGCCACCAGGTCTTTTGGCGCAGGGTACAGATGaagagaagaagaaggcacaggcAGTCAAGCCATACAGCCAGTCCAAGATCACGCAGCTACTCGAGAAGGTTGCCAAGTCATACGAGTGCACACTGGTCGAGAACACGACTTGCTGGTTGTTCGGCAGGAACGAGATCGAGGACAAGAAGAAGATCATTCTGTCACCCAGCGAGGGCGTCAAGGGCGAAGGTCTGCCGGAAGTCGGCGAGGCCTGGGGTCTCGAGGTCGGTCTCAGCACTGGTACTGGAAAGGTCAAGACGCTGTCAAACAGGCCAACTCTTCACCGCAGAACGACCACGACCTACGGCCTGAAGAGACCTAGCTCGCGTGCCACACTCTCAGAAGTGCAGAAGAAGTTTGGCACTTTCCCATTCAGCTTACGACAGCTCGATGATGAGCGTGCAGGCAAGATTGGTGTGGTCGAGTGCGTTCGTGGCGGCGTTGTGCGCCAGTACGAGGTTATTGGTTCGACCGATGGCGAGCCTGTCAGCCGCCTGTTCACCACTGTCG CTGTCACCAAGAACGGCGTGCAACGTTTGGCGGCACCACCCAAGCACGACATCTCACAGTGGAAGTCTGACAAAAAGATCACGGACGAGGAGATCCTGAAGATCCTCGAGCAGCCGCTCTCGAAGGAGGCCAAGTCGAAGCCAAAGAacaagaagaagaagaagaagccaGCGAAGAAGGCTGCTCCAAAGGaagaggaagaagaggaCGATGACGATGACGACGATGAGGACGACAGCGACGACGAATGA
- a CDS encoding Trehalose-phosphatase produces the protein MSGSARPSAVRQETVNPALSEENRVLQNPVTPTVSNEDRNPFAQYEPQPTAGAQALPRNPPQHILEAIGANGHADGEAGVQNGEDLLRRLSLTGTTPARQELHSFDPHATHPNLTLSGNIISAAFCVPYKIGYTTSGEWELHSRRGTSALFDSFAYLSSPESPWKHTLVGWTGEIDRAFKRKEPTDATNGMTSMDAIPLNKASAPIPVNRGEKPIEPHELAELHVPLADRLTLEKQLEQQQGGRVAPVWLWDEIDDNEIATFRNQSRWRRYGEHELFTLFHYKQNEPTDGRDLRKAWADYYMMNKAFADAIINAYKPGDIVLIHDYHLLLLPSLLRQRIPNIYIGFFLHVPFPSSEYYRCLTRRKEILEGMLGANMIGFQAYSYARHFSSCCTRILGFDSSSAGVDAYGAHVPVDVFPIGINAEATAQAAFESPGVEQKMRGLRELYEGKKIIVGRDRLDTVRGVAQKLQAYEIFLERHPEWHDKVVLIQVTSPTSIEERDGKGDKTANKISELVARINGSFGSLSFTPVQHYPQYLTQEEYFALLRIADLGLITSVRDGMNTTALEYVVSQRDNHGPLIISEFSGTAGSLGNAIHINPWDLGGTAEEINAALTMSEDEKSDKHDLLYKHVTTNTVQAWTTNYVKRLLTNLSSHDQSIATPVLDRAKLLTQYRVAERRLFMFDYDGTLTPIVKDPQSAIPSDRVIRTLKTLASDSRNQVWIISGRDQAFLDEWMGHIPELGLSAEHGSFMRNPNSRDWVNLTETLDMSWQSEVIKVFNHYSERTQGSFIERKKIALTWHYRRADPEYGAYMARECQKHLEQTVAKKWDVEVMTGKANLEVRPRFVNKGEIAKRLVLEYGKSAPDFVLCAGDDFTDEDMFRSLRQSKLPEDHRFAVTVGAKTKQTLATWHLLEPSDVISVVALLNGSTDAGNAGAVAIVDGSVPDTRVG, from the exons ATGTCTGGCAGTGCGCGTCCTTCTGCTGTGAGGCAGGAGACCGTCAACCCGGCACTGAGCGAGGAGAACAGAGTCCTGCAGAACCCCGTCACGCCGACGGTCAGCAACGAGGACCGGAATCCATTTGCCCAGTACGAACCGCAACCGACTGCAGGCGCTCAAGCCCTACCGCGCAATCCACCTCAGCACATTCTTGAAGCGATTGGCGCCAATGGCCACGCAGATGGAGAAGCTGGTGTCCAGAACGGAGAGGACCTGCTTCGACGCCTGAGTCTGACAGGAACCACTCCCGCAAGGCAGGAGCTTCACTCTTTCGACCCACATGCAACGCATCCTAACCTGACGCTGAGTGGCAACATCATTAGTGCTGCGTTCTGTGTTCCCTATAAGATCGGCTACACGACGTCTGGAGAATGG GAGCTCCACTCACGACGGGGCACTTCGGCCTTGTTCGACTCCTTTGCATATCTTTCTTCCCCTGAGTCTCCCTGGAAGCATACACTTGTCGGCTGGACCGGAGAAATAGATCGTGCTTTCAAGCGCAAGGAGCCTACTGACGCTACAAACGGCATGACATCTATGGATGCGATACCACTCAACAAGGCCTCGGCACCAATACCAGTCAATCGTGGCGAGAAGCCGATTGAGCCCCATGAGCTTGCAGAACTCCACGTTCCGCTCGCAGACCGACTCACATTGGAGAAGCAGCTCGAACAGCAGCAAGGTGGCCGGGTCGCTCCGGTGTGGTTGTGGGATGAGATCGACGATAACGAGATTGCCACCTTCCGGAACCAATCTCGATGGCGACGGTACGGCGAGCATGAGCTCTTCACTCTCTTCCACTACAAGCAGAACGAGCCAACAGACGGACGAGATCTACGCAAAGCGTGGGCCGACTACTACATGATGAACAAAGCTTTCGCAGACGCCATCATCAACGCGTATAAGCCTGGCGATATCGTACTCATTCATGACTACCACCTACTGCTGCTACCCAGTCTACTTCGTCAGCGGATACCAAACATCTACATTGGATTCTTCCTGCACGTACCGTTCCCAAGTAGCGAGTACTATCGCTGCCTAACACGCCGCAAGGAAATCCTCGAAGGCATGCTAGGTGCAAACATGATCGGTTTCCAGGCGTATAGTTACGCACGGCACTTCTCATCATGCTGCACTCGCATTCTCGGCTTCGACTCCTCCAGTGCTGGTGTCGACGCCTACGGCGCACATGTGCCGGTGGACGTCTTCCCCATAGGCATCAACGCGGAAGCAACAGCACAAGCCGCCTTCGAATCTCCTGGAGTCGAGCAGAAGATGAGAGGCCTTCGTGAGCTGTACGAGGGCAAGAAGATCATCGTTGGCCGTGATCGTCTGGACACGGTCAGAGGTGTTGCGCAGAAGCTGCAGGCTTATGAGATCTTCCTCGAGCGGCATCCGGAATGGCACGACAAAGTTGTACTTATCCAAGTAACGTCCCCCACTAGTATTGAGGAGCGTGACGGTAAAGGCGACAAGACTGCCAACAAAATTTCCGAGCTGGTGGCAAGAATCAATGGCTCCTTTGGCTCGCTGAGCTTTACCCCAGTTCAGCACTATCCGCAATACTTGACCCAAGAAGAGTACTTTGCACTCCTCCGGATAGCAGATCTTGGTCTGATCACCAGCGTTCGTGATGGCATGAACACCACCGCGCTTGAGTATGTTGTCAGCCAACGTGACAACCATGGCCCACTCATCATCTCCGAATTCTCTGGGACCGCTGGAAGTCTTGGTAATGCCATTCACATCAATCCTTGGGATCTGGGTGGCACCGCCGAGGAAATTAATGCTGCCTTGACGATGTCCGAAGACGAGAAGAGCGATAAGCACGACTTGCTCTACAAACATGTCACGACCAACACAGTCCAAGCATGGACCACCAATTATGTCAAGCGACTTTTGACAAACTTGTCCTCGCACGATCAATCCATCGCCACGCCTGTGCTTGATCGCGCCAAGCTGCTAACCCAATACCGAGTCGCGGAGAGACGACTCTTCATGTTCGACTACGACGGCACACTCACACCCATTGTCAAAGACCCTCAATCTGCCATTCCCTCTGACAGAGTCATTCGCACCCTCAAGACCTTAGCCTCCGACAGCCGCAACCAAGTCTGGATCATTTCCGGTCGTGACCAAGCCTTCCTCGACGAGTGGATGGGCCACATCCCGGAGCTAGGCCTCTCCGCCGAACACGGCTCCTTCATGCGCAACCCCAACTCCCGCGACTGGGTAAACCTCACCGAGACCCTCGACATGTCCTGGCAGTCCGAGGTCATCAAGGTCTTCAACCACTACTCAGAACGTACCCAAGGCAGCTTCATCGAGCGCAAGAAGATTGCGTTGACTTGGCATTATCGCCGAGCAGATCCGGAGTATGGCGCGTACATGGCGAGAGAATGTCAGAAGCACCTCGAGCAGACTGTCGCGAAGAAGTGGGATGTTGAAGTCATGACTGGCAAGGCTAACTTGGAAGTGAGGCCGAGATTCGTCAACAAGGGCGAGATCGCGAAGAGGTTGGTGCTGGAGTATGGGAAGAGCGCGCCGGATTTTGTGCTGTGTGCTGGTGATGACTTTACTGATGAAG ACATGTTCCGCAGTCTTCGCCAGTCGAAGCTCCCAGAGGACCACCGCTTCGCCGTCACAGTCGGCGCGAAGACGAAGCAGACCCTGGCGACATGGCACCTGCTGGAACCTTCCGACGTCATCTCTGTCGTCGCTCTGCTTAACGGTTCCACCGACGCTGGTAATGCCGGCGCCGTGGCGATCGTGGATGGGTCTGTGCCGGACACGCGCGTGGGATAA
- a CDS encoding Terminal nucleotidyltransferase 4A — MQSCGRAARRSACGALNAYSPANALRSTFATTSKRRQDEETVPSQVARNSHNGKKGRSFNKILANTPDDALGWIDKELTREQEEGVLEERYVGRVTGPRALVTSNDDWQPFIARLRDRRASLRTQEGRKKLLGLSEEQKDILRKSFDYVPLVILPHQSKMRKMPIPWALTDAEKGRLKGTGHLLSEELRRFEQYMTPTFEESAARRAIAEELKDFITTTLLDDEPGKTGFEIFGSEKTGLAAPLSDIDVRVFDTTDREAMPLRMGNRMEFLFTRLRRSDKYVLTTLRKMGRFPIINCQHRESGIDIQIVASPATSRQQEITTRYLALTPHLRPLFYVFRTILAMRGLLDVWSGGLGSYGSFIMLFATINRELERSARVDPGHRDDFLASHFRRFLRFYADDKPEYSGMVPSKHGIAVGPRLKFLKHDADPRYNRYSQLALKRGDPIRAAQWMMCQRNPLQPYLLTLQDPADPRNDLGKKTNAIKHILATINHYRHMLNKKLKDVGAHRATGKTWPEESILMPFVGRCHEVYAAPRKKLSDYGRRILDGDKKDSKEQEQERARLGQRQKEEERKEVEMMRTAEAFAATDDALDEGGDGGRRDLGGGEQESKRQHAATATATDTDAADQGGHGGSKIRKVRVRWLTKFIPADDPP, encoded by the coding sequence ATGCAATCATGCGGCAGAGCAGCAAGACGCTCCGCATGCGGCGCCCTCAATGCCTACAGCCCGGCTAACGCACTGCGCTCGACCTTTGCAACAACCTCGAAACGGCGCCAGGACGAAGAGACGGTGCCGTCCCAGGTGGCTAGGAACTCGCATAATGGAAAAAAGGGCAGGAGTTTCAATAAAATACTCGCCAATACCCCTGACGATGCTCTCGGATGGATCGACAAAGAGTTGACGCGCGAGCAAGAGGAGGGCGTGCTCGAAGAAAGATATGTCGGGAGAGTCACAGGACCAAGGGCCCTTGTTACATCCAACGATGATTGGCAACCGTTCATTGCCAGGCTGAGGGATCGGAGGGCATCATTACGCACACAAGAGGGACGCAAGAAGTTGCTTGGCCTGAGTGAAGAACAGAAGGATATCCTAAGGAAGAGCTTCGACTACGTTCCGCTCGTGATTCTGCCGCATCAGAGCAAAATGCGCAAAATGCCGATCCCGTGGGCTTTGACAGACGCGGAGAAGGGCAGATTGAAGGGTACTGGGCACCTGCTGTCCGAGGAGCTCAGGCGTTTTGAACAGTATATGACTCCTACTTTCGAGGAAAGCGCCGCTAGACGCGCCATCGCAGAGGAGCTCAAAGACTTCATCACCACGACGCTACTTGACGACGAGCCGGGTAAGACTGGTTTTGAGATCTTCGGCTCAGAGAAGACAGGCCTTGCCGCACCTCTATCCGACATAGACGTCCGCGTCTTCGACACCACCGACCGTGAAGCGATGCCCCTGCGCATGGGCAATCGAATGGAATTTCTCTTTACGAGATTAAGACGAAGTGACAAATACGTCCTTACAACTCTACGCAAAATGGGTCGATTCCCGATCATAAACTGCCAACACCGCGAGTCCGGCATCGACATTCAAATCGTAGCCTCCCCCGCCACTTCGCGCCAACAGGAAATCACAACCCGGTACCTCGCCCTCACTCCGCACCTACGTCCCCTCTTCTACGTCTTCCGCACAATCCTCGCTATGCGCGGCCTCCTCGACGTCTGGAGCGGTGGCCTCGGCTCTTACGGCAGCTTCATCATGCTCTTCGCCACCATCAACCGCGAACTCGAGCGATCAGCTAGGGTAGACCCAGGCCATCGCGATGACTTTCTCGCTTCCCACTTCCGACGATTCCTCAGATTTTACGCCGACGACAAACCGGAATACAGCGGCATGGTACCCTCGAAACACGGCATCGCCGTAGGCCCCCGCCTCAAGTTCCTCAAACACGATGCCGACCCACGATACAATCGATACAGCCAACTCGCTTTAAAACGTGGCGATCCCATTCGCGCAGCCCAATGGATGATGTGTCAGCGCAACCCATTGCAGCCATATCTATTGACACTCCAGGATCCCGCGGATCCGAGGAACGATCTAGGCAAGAAAACCAATGCCATCAAACACATCCTCGCAACCATCAACCATTATCGACACATGCTGAACAAGAAGCTGAAAGATGTCGGCGCGCACAGGGCCACAGGCAAGACGTGGCCGGAGGAGAGTATTTTGATGCCGTTTGTGGGGAGGTGTCACGAGGTTTACGCAGCGCCGAGGAAGAAGCTGAGTGATTATGGGAGGCGGATTCTGGACGGGGACAAGAAAGATAGCAAGGAGCAAGAACAGGAGCGGGCAAGGTTAGGCCAGCGGCAGAAAGAAGaggagaggaaagaagttgagaTGATGCGGACTGCGGAGGCTTTCGCTGCTACTGATGATGCGCTCGATGAGGGTGGCGATGGCGGGAGGCGGGACTTAGGAGGGGGAGAGCAAGAGAGCAAGAGGCAACACGCTGCTACTGCTACTGCTACTGATACTGATGCGGCGGATCAGGGTGGTCACGGAGGGAGTAAAATTCGAAAGGTTCGCGTGCGATGGCTTACAAAGTTCATTCCCGCCGACGACCCTCCGTGA
- a CDS encoding MFS-type transporter oryC, with product MATAAAHKVQGITELLEMVLYELPPIDILVYQRVCQRWKDIITHGEKFQQALFFKPATNGTLKPRKERTFRELASSVEATWADASKPQRIFLNPMLAELIDAVKNGRDKKWTSQNASWRRMLLTRPSSDETCVMATDLDFLQGYDQGVMNGLLTLPTFYNQFPSINTSTPELDSKNATLQGTAVALYEVGAAFGALACFFLGDRFGRKWTTSGGAAVVLIGVILQTTSFQLAQLIVARIVTGLGVGSFTANIPTWVGESSDAHQRGGLIMIEGSAAIFGVMFVGWLEFGFYFIRQNEVAWRFPIAFQAILPIIVMIMVPMLEESPRWLVSKDRHQEAAQVLSKLEDAPADSPAVTSRLQSIRASIELDGQGHSSHPFARTPNRHLNRTLIAIAVNILAQMSGVNVITFYSNTIFQRDLGYSPVLSRIITSCMQTWQFLMATLAVFLIDRFGRRKLLITGAFLMCVANAGLTGLRSHADNATAAGCSLIFYFLALAAFPIGLFLIPFMYSSEIAPLRIRSQVTAMSGFSNWMFNFLVAEVTPVAFESIQWKYYLVYVCTNLVSVVTFYLFLPETMDRTLEDVDAFFLGSRNMLQPVKIAKSMPAGVAGEWDLREKVAEEDEKVEKS from the exons ATGGCCACAGCTGCAGCGCACAAAGTGCAGGGCATCACAGAGCTGCTGGAGATGGTGCTCTACGAACTGCCACCAATTGACATCCTGGTGTATCAACGCGTCTGCCAGCGCTGGAAGGATATTATCACCCATGGAGAGAAGTTCCAGCAGGCTCTCTTCTTCAAGCCTGCCACCAACGGGACACTCAAGCCACGCAAAGAGC GAACTTTCAGAGAGTTGGCCTCTAGTGTGGAGGCTACCTGGGCGGACGCCTCTAAGCCACAGCGCATCTTCCTCAACCCGATGCTTGCGGAATTGATCGACGCTGTAAAGAATGGACGCGACAAGAAG TGGACCTCCCAGAATGCTTCTTGGAGACGCATGCTTCTAACGCGACCGTCGAGCGACGAGACCTGTGTGATGGCTACTGATTTGGACTT CTTGCAAGGCTACGACCAAGGTGTGATGAACGGCCTCCTCACCTTACCGACCTTCTACAACCAGTTCCCCTCCATTAACACCTCAACCCCCGAACTCGACAGCAAGAACGCCACACTCCAAGGCACAGCAGTCGCTCTCTACGAAGTGGGCGCAGCATTCGGCGCTTTAGCCTGCTTCTTCCTCGGAGATCGCTTTGGGCGAAAATGGACGACGTCCGGTGGTGCTGCTGTCGTTTTAATTGGTGTTATCTTGCAAACGACCAGCTTCCAGCTTGCTCAGCTTATCGTGGCGAGGATTGTCACGGGCTTGGGAGTGGGCAGCTTTACGGCTAATATACCGACGTGGGTTGGTGAAAGCTCTGACGCGCATCAGAGAGGGGGTTTGATTATGATCGAAGGAAGTGCGGCGATATTTGGTGTTATGTTCGTGGGTTGGCTTGAATTTGGGTTCTACTTCATCAGGCAGAATGAGGTGGCGTGGCGATTC CCTATCGCATTCCAAGCCATCTTGCCCATAATAGTCATGATAATGGTCCCCATGCTCGAAGAATCCCCTCGCTGGCTCGTCTCCAAAGACCGCCACCAAGAAGCCGCCCAAGTCCTTAGCAAACTCGAAGACGCACCCGCCGACTCCCCAGCCGTCACCTCCCGGCTCCAAAGTATCAGAGCCTCCATCGAGCTCGACGGTCAAGGCCACTCCTCCCACCCCTTCGCCCGCACCCCCAACCGCCACCTCAACCGCACCCTCATCGCCATCGCCGTCAACATCCTCGCTCAAATGTCCGGCGTGAACGTCATAACCTTCTACTCGAACACTATCTTTCAACGCGATCTGGGATACAGCCCCGTTCTGTCTCGGATTATCACAAGCTGTATGCAAACGTGGCAGTTCCTGATGGCCACCCTCGCAGTCTTCTTGATCGACCGCTTTGGAAGGAGGAAATTGCTCATCACCGGCGCATTTCTCATGTGCGTCGCCAACGCCGGCTTGACAGGTCTCCGATCCCACGCCGATAACGCGACAGCAGCAGGATGCTCCCTGATCTTCTACTTCCTCGCGCTCGCCGCCTTCCCCATCGGTCTCTTCCTGATCCCCTTCATGTACAGCTCCGAGATCGCACCACTTCGGATCCGGTCACAGGTCACGGCGATGAGCGGGTTCAGTAATTGGATGTTCAACTTCTTAGTTGCGGAGGTTACCCCAGTGGCGTTTGAGAGTATTCAGTGGAAGTACTATTTGGTGTACGTTTGCACGAATCTGGTGTCGGTTGTGACGTTCTACCTGTTTTTGCCCGAAACGATGGATAGAACGTTGGAGGATGTTGACGCGTTCTTTTTGGGGTCGAGGAATATGTTGCAGCCGGTGAAAATTGCGAAGTCGATGCCGGCGGGTGTGGCTGGGGAGTGGGATCTGAGGGAGAAAGTTGCGGAGGAAGATGAGAAGGTGGAGAAGTCTTAG